The following are encoded together in the Arcticibacterium luteifluviistationis genome:
- a CDS encoding orotidine 5'-phosphate decarboxylase / HUMPS family protein → MKPIVQISLDLTNIDEALETAAMAMRAGVDWLEAGTPLILAEGLHGVRKLREAFPNIPIVADLKTMDGGYLEAEMMAKAGATHVVVMARAHEETIKVVVQAGKDYGVKVMGDNLGCPDMVAGAKWLEDLGCDFVIHHIGYDERRGIAASGRRMPNPLDQLKEVVNAVNIPVQAVGGLSLEQAIQCPAFGAPLVVLGAPLTIDADSFKTAEGDLESSLRLICEKIHAYGNV, encoded by the coding sequence ATGAAACCTATAGTACAAATCTCCTTAGATCTTACAAACATTGACGAAGCCCTAGAAACTGCGGCCATGGCCATGCGGGCTGGTGTAGATTGGCTAGAAGCCGGCACACCCCTAATTTTAGCCGAAGGTTTACACGGTGTAAGAAAACTTCGAGAAGCTTTTCCAAATATACCCATCGTGGCAGATTTAAAGACTATGGATGGAGGCTATTTGGAAGCAGAAATGATGGCAAAAGCTGGAGCCACACACGTGGTAGTGATGGCCAGAGCCCATGAAGAAACCATTAAAGTAGTAGTGCAAGCCGGTAAAGACTATGGCGTAAAAGTCATGGGCGATAATCTTGGTTGCCCAGATATGGTGGCAGGAGCTAAATGGTTGGAAGACCTAGGCTGTGATTTTGTAATTCATCACATTGGTTATGATGAACGCCGAGGCATTGCAGCCAGTGGCAGAAGAATGCCCAACCCATTAGACCAATTAAAAGAAGTGGTGAATGCCGTAAATATACCTGTGCAGGCCGTGGGCGGCTTATCATTAGAGCAGGCCATCCAATGCCCTGCTTTTGGTGCTCCACTAGTAGTTTTGGGTGCTCCCTTAACCATTGATGCAGATTCTTTCAAAACCGCCGAAGGAGACTTAGAAAGCTCTTTAAGGCTTATTTGCGAAAAAATACATGCCTACGGCAACGTTTAA